From Streptomyces sp. NBC_00690, a single genomic window includes:
- a CDS encoding Lrp/AsnC family transcriptional regulator, whose amino-acid sequence MPKPERIDPTDARLLLALTEHPRATTVALAEQSGLSRNTVQARLASLDRNATLRSFARRVDPAALGYPLTAFVTTQVTQRRLDEVARALAAVPEVLQVYGLSGETDLLVHVVATDADDLYRVAGQILGIPGVERTNTALVMRQLVDYRLTPLLRRAAER is encoded by the coding sequence GTGCCCAAGCCCGAACGGATCGATCCCACCGACGCCCGTCTGCTGTTGGCGCTCACCGAGCACCCCCGTGCCACGACCGTCGCACTCGCGGAACAGAGCGGGTTGAGTCGCAACACCGTTCAGGCCCGTCTGGCCTCGCTCGACCGGAACGCCACGCTGCGCTCCTTCGCACGTCGGGTCGATCCTGCGGCCTTGGGCTATCCCCTGACCGCCTTCGTGACCACCCAGGTCACCCAGCGCCGGTTGGACGAGGTCGCACGGGCTCTCGCGGCCGTCCCCGAAGTGCTCCAGGTGTACGGCCTCTCGGGCGAGACCGATCTGCTCGTGCACGTCGTCGCCACCGACGCAGACGACCTCTACCGTGTCGCGGGTCAGATCCTGGGCATTCCCGGCGTGGAACGCACCAACACCGCCCTCGTGATGCGCCAACTCGTCGACTACCGGTTGACACCGCTGCTGCGGCGGGCGGCGGAGCGTTAG
- a CDS encoding IclR family transcriptional regulator codes for MIAPAKETDTLTPNYPIGSVDKALRLLCVLAEERAIRVADAGRRIGTARSTAHRLLEMLQLHGFAQQDPVTRAYVPGPRLLDIGAAALNNLDIRAIARPVMEELVVEVQESAHLVILSGPDMLIIDAVESSRALRVGSRVGVRVPGYAAAGGRAVLAQLSEDRVKAMFPCEELDVITPDTLTSRAALIEELAEVRERGFAVCIGEVEPDVATVAAVIPNGDRITPAAITVSMPRYRFTEDDLTRLGHATMKAAQRCAAVA; via the coding sequence ATGATCGCGCCAGCCAAGGAGACGGATACGTTGACCCCGAACTACCCGATCGGTTCCGTCGACAAGGCCCTGCGCCTGCTGTGCGTCCTCGCCGAGGAGCGGGCGATCCGGGTCGCTGATGCCGGCCGAAGGATCGGGACCGCCCGGTCGACGGCCCATCGACTGCTGGAGATGCTCCAGCTACATGGATTCGCCCAACAGGATCCGGTTACACGCGCGTACGTCCCCGGCCCGCGGCTGCTGGACATCGGGGCAGCCGCGCTGAACAACCTCGACATCCGGGCGATCGCCAGGCCCGTGATGGAGGAGTTGGTGGTCGAGGTCCAGGAGTCGGCGCACCTCGTGATCCTGTCCGGCCCGGACATGCTGATCATCGACGCGGTCGAGAGCTCACGGGCGCTGCGCGTCGGCTCCCGCGTCGGGGTCCGTGTGCCGGGCTACGCCGCCGCCGGTGGACGGGCCGTGCTGGCGCAGTTGTCCGAAGATCGGGTGAAGGCCATGTTCCCGTGCGAGGAACTGGACGTGATCACACCGGACACCCTGACGAGTCGTGCCGCGCTCATCGAGGAACTGGCAGAGGTGCGTGAGCGCGGATTCGCCGTGTGCATCGGGGAGGTGGAGCCCGATGTGGCCACCGTAGCTGCGGTCATCCCGAACGGTGATCGCATCACTCCGGCGGCGATCACCGTGTCGATGCCCCGCTACCGGTTCACCGAGGACGATCTCACCCGGCTGGGCCATGCGACGATGAAAGCGGCACAGCGTTGTGCAGCGGTGGCCTGA